The Arabidopsis thaliana chromosome 5, partial sequence genomic interval CAACACCTCATATGCCCAGAATTCGAGTGGCTTAGGTGGTAGTTTCGCTGGTGTGTACAAGTTACCCTGCGTGGTAAAAGCTCAAGCATTCTGTGATAAAACCGTTGCTTATACCAATATTGTATCAATACATAGTATTCATAATAGAGTTTCGGTGATGCTATGCTACCTACCCAATTTATTATAGCATACTCTTCCGTAAAGAAACATTTGTTCTTTAtgaagttttcttttcacattATTGTCTGTAGAGAAAATATGTCAAAAGAATGTAATGGAATTTGTTCTTACCTTTCCCATACGACCAATCATTGCAAAGCCTGCTGTTATAGCCTACAACGTCAAAGCAGCAATGTTAGTTTTAAGCTCCTTGATTCTGAAGCAAAGGAAAATAAACTGCAACATGTGCAAAGAAACTGACCGTTAAAGCACCAAGTGACAGACTTAAAGGAACTGTTCCATCTCCTGAATAAGTTTAACCAAACAGAGGGAAACAGTATTACTCAAATAGAAatgatgatgacaaaaaatgATGCTATTGCGATAACCACAAAAGGATCTCTAAAAACAATCAGAATCAGGCATAAGCAGAGAAACCAACCATATTTCTCGGATAGATATTTGATGATTCCATCTGATTCATACATGGACACTCCGGTATTGGGATCAACCTATGattaaagaaacattatataattcataaatacagaacattaaaatcatatttcttaCCGATGAAAGTGGTGGTAAGGTAACAGAAGGAGCTTTAACAGGGAATATAAGAATATAAGCTCAATTTGGCATTCTAAGGTTTTAGGCAGTtcatgaacaaaaaagaacttgatattgCAAAAATTTAGCAATTACAGATGTATTCTTAAACCACATTCCTGTGATTAACGCATCATGAATTTGAACTCGAAGCAAGGACATTTCAGGGGCAAAGACAATTACTTCCAAGAATGGTTTTCGTGGGAAGAAcgaaaaagaaatagaaaaccaTTAGGATAAAATGCCAAACCATGTACGGAAACTGTTGTTTCCCGCCCATCTGTTTAACCTTCGGGCGGAAATTTGGACTCCCTCTTGGACAAGGATAGTAGAGAATATCAAGATCCAACACTGCAACCATTTCCCTGACCTGCAAAAATCTCCATATTAGTAGAGTTCACTAAGCTGTTGCGATACATCAAGAATAACTACGAAgacataaattttgtttaaggggaaccagaaaaaaacaaagaagcaaaagctaaAATGATCAGTGGGATTCGAAAACTTATTTTCATGGTATCAAGCAAAGAttataagtaaaataaaatcttcagGATCTTAGCTAATTGTGAAACATCTAAGACAATCACATTGATCAAgtaaaaaagaacaaagcatTACCTTCCGGCAGAAGGGACAGCTTCATTCGCATACCggaaatggagaaaaagaaatcattcattcaatatcaaaagaaaacagaaaccaaaTGTGTCTAAATGAACAATCAAACACACAgtcattatatatacatacccTTCAAACTCATATATCTCAATGGGTTTCTCAGGACGAGGCCCGACCTTAGCAGTTTCCTTTACCGTGATCCCTACACATCATAACATCAACCATTATGATTACCATCTATGCACAAACTcctctgaaacaaaacaaaaaagtccACAGCTTTGAAGGGAACTTTTCGTAATGCATCAAAATCCCTTCTAATAACATAAACCACTAGACACAGAAAGTGATCATGATTACCGCCTAAACGCAACGCATACTGATCAGCTGGAATCTCTTCCTTAGACACAAAAGATGCAGAGTACCTACTCAGATACAACAAcgaaatcaaatcaattcaaTGCAGATAACAACAATTGAAATCATCAAGCTTTCGACTGTGTACACACTCAACTCaagctaaaaaaaagaatcaactCAATTTGGGGGAAAGAGAAATAAACGATTACCCAGAAACGAAAACACCAGTGCCGAATCGGAAAAACAATCCAATTGCTGCACCCAAGACATCGAAGAGTTTTCCGGATTTGACGGCGAACCGTTTTGGCTCCGGTGGCTTGAAACCAGGAGGAGCAGTGAACACAACAACA includes:
- a CDS encoding Thioredoxin family protein (Thioredoxin family protein; FUNCTIONS IN: electron carrier activity; INVOLVED IN: cell redox homeostasis; LOCATED IN: chloroplast thylakoid membrane, chloroplast; EXPRESSED IN: 22 plant structures; EXPRESSED DURING: 14 growth stages; CONTAINS InterPro DOMAIN/s: Thioredoxin fold (InterPro:IPR012335), Glutaredoxin active site (InterPro:IPR011767), Glutathione S-transferase, N-terminal (InterPro:IPR004045), Thioredoxin-like fold (InterPro:IPR012336); BEST Arabidopsis thaliana protein match is: Thioredoxin family protein (TAIR:AT4G10000.2); Has 30201 Blast hits to 17322 proteins in 780 species: Archae - 12; Bacteria - 1396; Metazoa - 17338; Fungi - 3422; Plants - 5037; Viruses - 0; Other Eukaryotes - 2996 (source: NCBI BLink).), producing the protein MAGILVNNILPQPPILRSLSSSSRRSSIRTLVMVKASSSEPSESVSVSTKTSDDTGAVVVFTAPPGFKPPEPKRFAVKSGKLFDVLGAAIGLFFRFGTGVFVSGYSASFVSKEEIPADQYALRLGGITVKETAKVGPRPEKPIEIYEFEGCPFCRKVREMVAVLDLDILYYPCPRGSPNFRPKVKQMGGKQQFPYMVDPNTGVSMYESDGIIKYLSEKYGDGTVPLSLSLGALTAITAGFAMIGRMGKGNLYTPAKLPPKPLEFWAYEGSPFCKLVREVLVELELPHIQRSCARGSPKRQVLLEKAGHFQVPYLEDPNTGVAMFESAEIVEYLKQTYAA